The Arachis ipaensis cultivar K30076 chromosome B07, Araip1.1, whole genome shotgun sequence genome includes a window with the following:
- the LOC107606787 gene encoding actin cytoskeleton-regulatory complex protein PAN1-like, with protein MEAAHAAHVAEEEDLTQNYPQSQLDQNNINDGNTTTNASPSNVATIPAATNLVGLTATSELAPAPKRRGRPSFVRGNPVLPRGRGSTTRRGLAATTTPPTPAQNAVAAPSPPAQPRVVRPDVGSRSQIPASPSNVRSLPQGPLLRPTLQAQPTAPFRPPTVTRETMAAASPATQSRFTGFMPPHP; from the exons ATGGAGGCTGCACACGCTGCACATGTTGCAGAGGAGGAAGACCTCACTCAAAACTATCCACAAAGTCAGCTTGATCAG AATAACATCAATGATGGCAACACTACAACAAATGCTTCACCCTCTAATGTAGCCACCATACCAGCAGCAACCAACTTGGTTGGTCTAACAGCTACTTCAGAACTAGCACCAGCACCAAAGAGGAGAGGCAGACCATCTTTTGTAAGGGGCAACCCAgttctaccaagaggaagaggcagCACCACTCGAAGAGGACTGGCAGCCACTACAACACCTCCAACTCCAGCACAAAATGCAGTAGCTGCACCATCACCCCCTGCTCAACCTAGGGTTGTCAGGCCTGATGTTGGGTCTAGATCCCAAATTCCTGCATCTCCATCCAATGTTAGGTCATTGCCTCAAGGTCCATTACTTAGGCCCACTCTTCAGGCCCAACCTACAGCACCATTTAGGCCACCAACTGTGACTAGGGAGACCATGGCAGCAGCAAGCCCAGCCACACAGAGCAGGTTCACAGGCTTTATGCCACCCCATccttga